A window of the Hevea brasiliensis isolate MT/VB/25A 57/8 chromosome 6, ASM3005281v1, whole genome shotgun sequence genome harbors these coding sequences:
- the LOC110668456 gene encoding uncharacterized protein LOC110668456: MFGFLGSRLALNKSASLLVSNTQLGILPFRLFFIIRCFSSTISSNLNEQSFTVSYLINSCGLTTKSAQSVSKKICFETSERPDSVLKLLREHGFTNSQICKIVRSRPKVLLAKPEKTLLPKFEFLRSIGVSRSGLSIIVSRNPDLLARSLKHCLIPSYEILKSVLFSDEKVVRTLNHMGNRYFYSLQKRFSNNLSLLRGLGISQSFISYLVTQSPSVMCQEVGKFAEGVKKVMKLGFDPSKLRFVEAVRVFHLMSHKTWEHKMQVYRRWGFSEDEIWLIFRKCPTCMAMSEKKVMATTDFLVCKMGWQPAAVARVPVILRLSLEKRVKPRCSVVRVLLSKGLIKADIHLSSVLLPSEKLFLERFVIKYQEHVPQLLDIYQRKMGLTELGFGFDDKFKISGLKNI; encoded by the coding sequence ATGTTTGGCTTTTTGGGTTCAAGATTAGCTTTGAATAAGAGTGCTTCTTTGTTGGTCTCAAATACCCAACTGGGTATTCTTCCTTTTCGCTTATTTTTCATAATCAGATGCTTTTCGTCTACCATATCTTCTAATTTGAATGAGCAGTCATTCACAGTCTCATATCTCATAAATTCATGTGGATTGACCACAAAATCTGCTCAATCCGTCTCTAAGAAGATATGTTTTGAAACCTCTGAAAGACCAGACTCAGTGCTTAAGCTTCTCAGGGAACATGGATTTACCAATTCCCAAATCTGCAAAATTGTTAGGAGTCGACCCAAGGTGCTTCTAGCGAAACCAGAAAAGACACTCTTACCCAAGTTTGAGTTTCTGCGTTCTATAGGGGTTTCAAGATCAGGACTTTCTATAATTGTTTCTAGGAATCCAGATTTGTTGGCTCGAAGTTTAAAGCATTGTCTGATCCCAAGTTATGAGATCCTTAAAAGTGTACTTTTTTCTGATGAGAAAGTAGTTAGGACCCTGAATCACATGGGGAACAGATATTTTTACTCTTTGCAGAAAAGATTTTCTAACAATTTGTCACTCTTAAGAGGGCTTGGAATCTCTCAATCTTTCATCTCTTACTTGGTCACCCAATCTCCGTCAGTCATGTGCCAAGAAGTGGGCAAGTTTGCTGAAGGGGTTAAGAAGGTTATGAAACTAGGATTTGACCCTTCAAAATTAAGATTTGTTGAGGCAGTCCGTGTTTTTCATTTAATGTCGCACAAAACATGGGAACACAAAATGCAAGTTTATAGGAGATGGGGTTTTTCTGAAGATGAGATCTGGTTGATTTTCAGAAAGTGTCCCACATGTATGGCAATGTCTGAGAAAAAGGTCATGGCTACAACGGATTTTCTTGTGTGCAAGATGGGTTGGCAGCCTGCTGCTGTTGCCAGAGTTCCAGTGATTCTTCGCCTTAGTTTGGAGAAGAGGGTTAAGCCTAGATGTTCTGTTGTAAGAGTTTTGCTTTCGAAGGGTTTGATTAAGGCAGATATCCATTTATCCTCAGTGTTGCTACCTTCTGAAAAGCTCTTCTTGGAAAGGTTTGTGATCAAGTATCAGGAACATGTGCCTCAATTGTTGGATATCTATCAAAGAAAAATGGGTCTTACAGAACTTGGGTTTGGTTTTGATGATAAATTTAAGATTTCTGGGTTAAAAAATATTTAG
- the LOC110668478 gene encoding uncharacterized protein LOC110668478 has product MFGFLGSRLALNKSASLLVSNTQLGILPFRLFFIIRCFSSTISSNLNEQSFTVSYLINSCGLTTKSAQSVSKKICFETSERPDSVLKLLREHGFTNSQICKIVRSRPQVLLAKPEKTLLPKFEFLRSIGVSRSGLCILVSRIPDLLTRSLEQCLIPSYEILKTVLVSDEKVVRTLNRMGSRSFYSLQKRFSNNSSLLRGLGISQSFISYLATQCPSVMCREVGKFAEGVKKVLKLGFDSSKLTFVEAVRVFHHMSHKTWEHKIEVYRRCGFSEDEIWLIFRKHPMCMALSEKKVMDTVDFLVCKMGWQPAAVARRPITLCLSLEKRIMPRCSVVRVLLLKGLIQGDIHLSSVFMASEKLFLERFVIKYQEHVPQLLDIYQGKMGLTELGFGFDDKFKISGLKNV; this is encoded by the coding sequence ATGTTTGGCTTTTTGGGTTCAAGATTAGCTTTGAATAAGAGTGCTTCTTTGTTGGTCTCAAATACCCAACTGGGTATTCTTCCTTTTCGCTTATTTTTCATAATCAGATGCTTTTCGTCTACCATATCTTCTAATTTGAATGAACAGTCATTCACAGTCTCATATCTCATAAATTCATGTGGATTGACCACAAAATCTGCTCAATCCGTCTCTAAGAAGATATGTTTTGAAACCTCTGAAAGACCAGACTCAGTGCTTAAGCTTCTCAGGGAACATGGATTCACCAATTCCCAAATCTGCAAAATTGTTAGGAGTCGACCCCAGGTGCTTCTAGCGAAACCAGAAAAGACACTCTTACCCAAGTTTGAGTTTCTGCGTTCTATAGGGGTTTCAAGATCAGGACTTTGTATACTTGTTTCTAGGATTCCGGATTTGTTGACTCGAAGTTTAGAGCAGTGTCTGATCCCAAGTTATGAGATCCTTAAAACTGTACttgtttctgatgagaaagtaGTTAGGACCCTGAATCGCATGGGGAGCAGATCTTTTTACTCTTTGCAGAAAAGATTTTCTAACAATTCGTCACTCTTAAGAGGGCTTGGAATCTCTCAATCTTTCATCTCTTACTTGGCCACCCAATGTCCGTCAGTCATGTGCCGAGAAGTGGGCAAGTTTGCTGAAGGGGTTAAGAAGGTTTTGAAACTAGGATTTGACTCTTCAAAATTAACATTTGTTGAGGCAGTCCGTGTTTTTCACCACATGTCGCACAAAACATGGGAACACAAAATAGAGGTTTATAGGAGATGTGGTTTTTCTGAAGATGAGATCTGGTTGATTTTCAGAAAGCATCCCATGTGCATGGCTTTGTCTGAGAAGAAGGTCATGGATACAGTGGATTTTCTTGTGTGCAAGATGGGTTGGCAGCCTGCTGCTGTTGCCAGACGTCCAATCACTCTTTGTCTTAGTTTGGAGAAGAGGATTATGCCTAGATGTTCTGTTGTAAGAGTTTTGCTTTTAAAGGGTTTGATTCAGGGAGACATCCATTTATCCTCAGTGTTTATGGCTTCTGAAAAGCTATTCTTGGAAAGGTTTGTGATCAAGTATCAAGAACATGTGCCCCAATTACTGGATATCTATCAAGGAAAAATGGGTCTTACAGAACTTGGGTTTGGGTTTGATGATAAGTTTAAGATTTCTGGGTTAAAAAATGTCTAG
- the LOC110668497 gene encoding transcription termination factor MTERF2, chloroplastic, which translates to MFGFCGSRLGLNRSFSLFVSNAQLGILPFHSLFVITSFSSSTSSNLNENSIIVSYLTNSCGVTLKSAQSISKRVCFETPERPDSVLRFFREHGFNNSHISKIVKHRPRLLLAKPEETFLPKFEFLRSIGVSRSGLPLFVSRNPDLLARSLERCLIPIYEILKSVLISDVKVVTTLNRMENRSLYSFQKTFSNNTSLLRELRISQSCISYLVTQSPSVMCQKVGKFAEVIKKVMKLGFDPSKLIFVEAVRVFHFMSHKTWEHKLEVYRRLGFSEDEVWLIFRKHPKCMSLSEKNVMGTMDFFVRKMGWQPAAVARFPTVLCYSLERRIIPRCSVVRVLLLKGLIKGDIHLSSVLPPSEKYFLERFVIKYQEHVPQLLDIYQRKMSLTELGFGLDDKFKISALKSV; encoded by the coding sequence ATGTTTGGTTTTTGCGGTTCAAGATTAGGTTTAAATCGGAGTTTTTCTCTGTTTGTCTCAAATGCCCAACTGGGTATTCTTCCTTTCCACTCATTATTCGTGATCACATCCTTTTCGTCTTCCACATCTTCTAATTTGAATGAGAATTCAATTATAGTCTCATATCTCACAAATTCTTGTGGAGTAACCCTAAAATCTGCTCAATCTATTTCTAAGAGGGTATGTTTTGAAACCCCTGAAAGACCCGACTCAGTATTAAGGTTTTTCAGGGAACATGGATTCAACAATTCCCACATTTCCAAAATTGTTAAGCATCGGCCCCGTTTGCTTTTAGCGAAACCAGAAGAGACATTCTTGCCCAAGTTTGAGTTTCTGCGTTCTATAGGGGTTTCAAGATCAGGCCTTCCTTTATTTGTTTCTAGGAATCCAGATTTGTTGGCTCGAAGTTTAGAGCGGTGTCTGATCCCAATTTATGAAATCCTTAAAAGTGTACTTATTTCTGATGTGAAAGTAGTTACGACCCTGAATCGCATGGAAAACAGATCTTTGTACTCTTTTCAGAAAACATTTTCTAACAATACATCACTCTTGAGAGAGCTTCGAATCTCTCAATCCTGCATCTCTTACTTGGTCACCCAATCTCCGTCGGTCATGTGCCAAAAAGTGGGCAAGTTTGCTGAAGTGATTAAGAAGGTTATGAAACTAGGATTTGACCCTTCAAAATTAATATTTGTTGAGGCAGTCCGTGTTTTTCATTTCATGTCGCACAAAACATGGGAACACAAATTGGAGGTTTATAGGAGATTGGGTTTCTCTGAAGATGAGGTTTGGTTGATTTTCAGAAAGCATCCCAAATGCATGAGTTTGTCAGagaagaatgttatgggtacgaTGGATTTTTTTGTGCGCAAGATGGGTTGGCAGCCCGCTGCTGTTGCTAGATTTCCAACTGTGCTTTGTTATAGTTTGGAGAGAAGAATTATACCTAGATGTTCAGTTGTAAGAGTTTTGCTTTTAAAGGGTTTGATTAAGGGGGACATCCATTTATCCTCAGTGTTGCCACCTTCTGAAAAGTACTTCTTGGAAAGGTTTGTGATAAAGTATCAAGAACATGTACCTCAATTGTTGGATATCTATCAAAGAAAAATGAGTCTTACAGAACTTGGCTTTGGCTTGGATGACAAATTTAAGATTTCTGCGTTAAAAAGTGTCTAG